From bacterium, a single genomic window includes:
- a CDS encoding nucleotidyltransferase family protein, with protein MRNEKIFEKVTTILKNYGAKKVAVFGSYARGEENLHSDLDILVEFLDRKSLLDLVGIEMKLSETLNIKVDLLTEGAISPYLIDRIKNEARVIYG; from the coding sequence ATGAGAAATGAAAAAATATTCGAGAAAGTAACTACAATTCTAAAGAACTATGGGGCGAAGAAAGTAGCAGTCTTTGGTTCATATGCAAGGGGAGAAGAAAACCTTCACAGTGACTTGGATATTCTCGTGGAATTCTTGGATAGAAAGAGTCTTCTTGACCTTGTGGGCATAGAGATGAAACTATCTGAAACATTGAATATAAAGGTGGATTTATTGACCGAAGGAGCAATAAGTCCCTATCTGATTGACAGAATTAA